The Chelonoidis abingdonii isolate Lonesome George chromosome 9, CheloAbing_2.0, whole genome shotgun sequence genome has a segment encoding these proteins:
- the LOC116832943 gene encoding galanin receptor type 1-like, giving the protein MNSSFPFPESHLSLLELLKGENVSLPGVWNGSQGLDWEELEKMLFLFAKEPVTISLTILYLISFVVGFVGNIMSIKVLTRKHSSRMPSLSATRSLLINLAICDLMVVCVCMPITVGNLIYKAWVYGDFLCRAVPFIQAVSVSASVLSLTVISVNRYYSVHNPLNARSFFTQRKILSTILVVWVLSSGICMPLIFMNKRDEIGAVEGLPLVFPICREIWPQEKLKQAYNFLLFCALYCLPVLFNIVICFLTVRKLWSCTSQLKECNSLNRSLPASRLKIRKKVAQMVVALVLLFAISWLPVYMMDIWIDFNIPNSLQDVTPSPWVLQLRPFAQWLGLTNSSLNPICYCFVGNLYRSAREMKSKYHQRMVSLFNFSLSEGTAPSSVPELLSYRNSTDSARKESSCTLAMGKRCQGDSDPKNNCETLLMSCQPLSLNTTSSEKTSL; this is encoded by the coding sequence ATGaattcctctttccctttcccagagAGCCACCTCAGCCTGCTGGAGCTATTGAAAGGGGAGAACGTGTCCCTGCCTGGAGTATGGAATGGGAGCCAGGGGCTGGACTGGGAGGAGCTGGAAAAGATGCTCTTCCTGTTTGCAAAGGAGCCTGTCACCATCAGCCTGACCATCCTGTACCTGATCTCTTTTGTGGTGGGATTTGTTGGGAACATCATGTCCATCAAAGTGCTCACCAGGAAACATAGCAGCCGGATGCCCAGTCTGAGTGCCACCAGGAGCCTCCTTATCAACCTGGCCATCTGCGACTTGATGGTGGTGTGCGTCTGCATGCCCATCACGGTGGGGAACTTGATATACAAAGCCTGGGTGTACGGGGACTTCCTGTGCAGGGCTGTGCCATTCATCCAGGCCGTGTCTGTCTCAGCCAGTGTGCTCAGCCTCACGGTTATAAGTGTGAACAGGTATTACAGTGTTCACAACCCTCTGAATGCCAGGTCCTTCTTCACCCAGAGGAAGATCCTCAGCACCATCCTGGTGGTGTGGGTCCTGTCCTCTGGGATCTGCATGCCCCTTATATTCATGAACAAAAGAGATGAGATTGGGGCGGTGGAGGGACTGCCACTAGTGTTCCCAATCTGCAGGGAAATATGGCCCCAAGAGAAGCTCAAGCAAGCCTACAACTTCCTGCTCTTCTGTGCCCTCTACTGCCTGCCCGTACTATTCAATATAGTCATCTGCTTCCTGACCGTGCGAAAGCTGTGGAGCTGCACCAGCCAGTTGAAGGAGTGCAACTCACTGAACCGATCTCTGCCAGCCTCCAGGCTGAAGATTCGCAAGAAGGTGGCCCAGATGGTGGTGGCCCTGGTCCTGCTGTTTGCCATCTCCTGGCTGCCCGTCTACATGATGGACATCTGGATTGACTTCAACATCCCCAACTCTTTGCAGGATGTGACTCCATCTCCCTGGGTCCTGCAGCTCAGACCTTTTGCTCAGTGGCTAGGCCTCACTAACTCCAGCCTCAACCCCATATGCTATTGCTTTGTTGGGAACCTCTACAGGTCAGCCAGAGAAATGAAGAGCAAATACCATCAGAGGATGGTCTCCCTTTTTAACTTCTCTCTGTCTGAAGGGACTGCACCTTCTTCTGTTCCTGAGTTGCTCTCTTACAGGAACTCCACGGATTCTGCAAGGAAAGAGTCCAGCTGCACCCTAGCAATGGGAAAGAGGTGTCAGGGGGACTCTGACCCTAAGAACAACTGTGAAACTCTACTAATGTCCTGCCAGCCTCTGTCTCTAAACACCACATCTAGTGAAAAGACTTCTCTATAA